One Saccharopolyspora erythraea NRRL 2338 genomic region harbors:
- the purB gene encoding adenylosuccinate lyase — translation MTVKPNLPNVLAARYASPELVELWSPQHKVVLERRLWLAVLRAQADLGIDVPEQVLSDYERVVERVDLDSIAERERQTRHDVKARIEEFNALAGHEQVHKGMTSRDLTENVEQLQVRRSLEHVRDRVVAVLVRLGRLAAEHGELVMAGRSHNVAAQATTLGKRFATAADELLVGFRRLEELLDRYPLRGIKGPVGTAQDMLDLLGGDPDKLAELERRVAEHLGFGRALTSVGQVYPRSLDYEVLTALAQLAAAPSNVATTVRLMAGHELVTEGFKPGQVGSSAMPHKMNTRSCERVNGLAVVLRGYVSMTGELAGDQWNEGDVSCSVVRRVALPDAFFAFDGLLETFLTVLDEFGAFPAVVARELDRYLPFLATTKVLMAAVRAGVGRETAHEAIKENAVAVALAMREKGAERNDLLDRLAADDRLPLDREALEALLADRLAFTGAAAAQVGDVVAQVEEIAGRYPGAAAYTPSPIL, via the coding sequence GTGACGGTCAAGCCCAACCTCCCGAACGTGCTCGCCGCCCGCTACGCCTCGCCGGAGCTGGTGGAGCTGTGGTCTCCCCAGCACAAGGTCGTCCTCGAGCGGCGGCTCTGGCTGGCCGTGCTGCGCGCCCAGGCCGACCTCGGCATCGACGTCCCCGAGCAGGTGCTCTCCGACTACGAGCGGGTGGTGGAGAGGGTCGACCTCGACTCCATCGCCGAGCGCGAGCGCCAGACCCGCCACGACGTCAAGGCCCGCATCGAGGAGTTCAACGCGCTCGCCGGGCACGAGCAGGTCCACAAGGGCATGACCTCGCGCGACCTCACCGAGAACGTCGAGCAGCTGCAGGTGCGCCGCAGCCTCGAGCACGTCCGCGACCGCGTCGTCGCCGTGCTGGTCCGCCTCGGCAGGCTCGCCGCCGAGCACGGCGAGCTGGTCATGGCCGGTCGCTCGCACAACGTCGCCGCGCAGGCCACCACCCTCGGCAAGCGCTTCGCCACCGCCGCCGACGAGCTGCTGGTCGGCTTCCGGCGGCTGGAGGAGCTGCTCGACCGCTACCCGCTGCGCGGGATCAAGGGCCCGGTCGGCACCGCCCAGGACATGCTCGACCTGCTCGGCGGCGACCCGGACAAGCTCGCCGAGCTGGAGCGCAGGGTCGCCGAGCATCTCGGCTTCGGCCGGGCGCTGACCAGCGTCGGCCAGGTCTACCCGCGTTCGCTGGACTACGAGGTGCTGACCGCGCTGGCCCAGCTCGCCGCCGCGCCCTCCAACGTGGCGACCACGGTCCGGCTGATGGCCGGGCACGAGCTGGTCACCGAGGGCTTCAAGCCCGGCCAGGTGGGCTCCAGCGCGATGCCGCACAAGATGAACACCCGCTCGTGCGAGCGGGTCAACGGCCTGGCGGTGGTCCTGCGCGGCTACGTGTCGATGACCGGCGAGCTGGCGGGCGACCAGTGGAACGAGGGCGACGTGTCGTGCTCGGTGGTCCGCCGGGTCGCGCTGCCCGACGCGTTCTTCGCCTTCGACGGCCTGCTGGAGACCTTCCTGACCGTGCTGGACGAGTTCGGCGCGTTCCCCGCCGTGGTCGCCCGCGAGCTCGACCGCTACCTGCCGTTCCTGGCCACGACCAAGGTGCTGATGGCCGCCGTGCGGGCCGGTGTCGGCCGCGAGACCGCGCACGAGGCGATCAAGGAGAACGCGGTCGCGGTGGCGCTGGCCATGCGGGAGAAGGGCGCCGAGCGCAACGACCTGCTCGACCGGCTGGCGGCCGACGACCGGCTGCCGCTGGACCGCGAGGCGCTGGAGGCGCTGCTCGCCGACCGGCTGGCCTTCACCGGCGCCGCGGCGGCGCAGGTCGGCGACGTGGTCGCGCAGGTCGAGGAGATCGCCGGGCGCTACCCCGGCGCGGCCGCCTACACCCCGTCGCCCATCCTCTGA
- a CDS encoding ABC transporter ATP-binding protein translates to MNTRLPLAGQSAVRAWVWRTALANRGAYAAMMALFVSATVVGLAGPQLLGMLVDSVVAGASTARVDVLAGVFLAVLVAQALLARAARLRATLLGEQLLAKSREEVVGHALRLPLSTVESAGTGDLLSRSTTDVDRLDYTVRSAVPEITVALITLLLTAVAMVVTSPLLACGMLIAVPLIVLSTRWYYPRARPVLQGVLAGWAEVQSSTHESVEGARTVDALRLSDRRIAHNERVLGNAVDKEQRHRNLLTIWLPCLEMSYVLPIGVILLIGGWAYAAGSVELGTITTVVLYAQAMSNPLDELLAWIDELQIGNAALRRILGVGRAPVSGPGEGGAAVERDRGHDLSVRGVRFSYREGQEILHGVDLTVGAGQRLVIVGPSGAGKSTLGRLIAGVNAPDSGSVAFGDTEITSLPTDRLRREVVLLTQEHHVFACSLRENLCLPAGDDGWSDERLLAALETVGLGEWTSRLPEGLSTVLGAGGHPVPAAVAQQIALARVMLADPHTLVLDEATSLLDNETSRDLERSMSTLLAGRTVIAIAHRLHAARDADQVAVMEAGRIVELGTHAELLAAGGSYAELHRAATPERA, encoded by the coding sequence GTGAACACCCGGCTTCCGCTGGCCGGCCAGAGCGCCGTGCGCGCCTGGGTCTGGCGGACCGCGCTGGCCAACCGCGGTGCGTACGCCGCGATGATGGCGCTGTTCGTCTCCGCCACCGTCGTCGGGCTCGCCGGTCCGCAGCTGCTCGGTATGCTGGTCGACTCGGTCGTGGCGGGCGCGTCGACCGCGCGGGTGGACGTGCTGGCAGGCGTGTTCCTGGCCGTGCTGGTGGCGCAGGCGCTGCTGGCGCGGGCCGCGCGGTTGCGCGCGACGCTGCTCGGCGAGCAACTGCTGGCCAAGTCGCGCGAGGAGGTCGTCGGCCACGCGCTGAGGCTGCCGCTGAGCACCGTGGAGTCGGCGGGCACCGGCGACCTGCTCAGCCGCTCCACCACCGACGTCGACCGGCTCGACTACACCGTGCGCAGCGCGGTCCCGGAGATCACCGTCGCGCTGATCACCCTCCTGCTGACCGCGGTCGCCATGGTCGTGACGTCACCGCTGCTGGCCTGCGGGATGCTGATCGCGGTGCCGCTGATCGTGCTGAGCACCCGCTGGTACTACCCGCGCGCCCGGCCGGTGCTGCAGGGCGTGCTGGCCGGGTGGGCCGAGGTGCAGTCGAGCACCCACGAGTCGGTCGAGGGCGCGCGGACCGTGGACGCGCTGCGGCTCTCCGATCGCCGCATCGCGCACAACGAGCGGGTGCTGGGCAACGCTGTGGACAAGGAGCAGCGCCACCGCAACCTGCTCACGATCTGGCTGCCGTGCCTGGAGATGTCCTACGTCCTGCCGATCGGGGTGATCCTGCTGATCGGCGGCTGGGCGTACGCGGCGGGTTCGGTGGAGCTGGGCACGATCACCACGGTCGTGCTCTACGCCCAGGCGATGTCGAACCCGCTGGACGAGTTGCTCGCGTGGATCGACGAGCTGCAGATCGGCAACGCCGCGCTGCGCCGGATCCTGGGCGTCGGCCGGGCGCCGGTCAGCGGACCGGGCGAGGGCGGCGCCGCCGTCGAGCGCGACCGCGGCCACGACCTGTCCGTGCGCGGCGTGCGCTTCTCCTACCGGGAGGGCCAGGAGATCCTGCACGGCGTCGACCTGACGGTGGGGGCCGGGCAGCGCCTGGTCATCGTCGGCCCCTCGGGGGCGGGCAAGTCCACGCTGGGACGGCTCATCGCCGGGGTCAACGCGCCGGACTCCGGTTCGGTGGCCTTCGGCGACACCGAGATCACGTCGCTGCCGACCGACCGGCTGCGCCGCGAGGTCGTGCTGCTGACCCAGGAGCACCACGTGTTCGCCTGCTCGCTGCGGGAGAACCTGTGCCTGCCTGCCGGTGACGACGGCTGGAGCGACGAGCGGCTGCTCGCCGCGCTGGAGACCGTCGGCCTCGGCGAGTGGACGTCGCGGCTGCCCGAAGGGCTCTCCACCGTGCTCGGCGCGGGCGGACACCCGGTACCCGCCGCCGTGGCGCAGCAGATCGCCCTGGCCCGCGTCATGCTCGCCGACCCGCACACCCTCGTGCTGGACGAGGCCACCTCGCTGCTGGACAACGAGACCTCGCGCGACCTGGAGCGGTCGATGTCGACGCTGCTGGCGGGCCGCACCGTGATCGCCATCGCGCACCGGCTGCACGCGGCGCGCGACGCCGACCAGGTGGCGGTGATGGAGGCGGGGCGCATCGTCGAGCTCGGCACCCACGCGGAACTGCTCGCGGCGGGCGGCTCCTACGCCGAGTTGCACCGGGCCGCGACCCCGGAACGCGCCTGA
- a CDS encoding HAD family hydrolase yields MLRWVVFDYGEVISVRTRALPELAAMLGTDPESFETAYFAERVAYDRGGTDTDYWRAVGAHFDVEVDDTRVEALTGTDTEGWLDTDTETLRLIDELVDAGVTLALLSNAPSTFARVAEQQPWARNFEHLVFSGDLRLGKPDAAIYLHLLDTIAARPKDCLFFDDRRENIDAAREAGLHAETWTGAEAARRKLRELGVLG; encoded by the coding sequence GTGCTGCGCTGGGTGGTCTTCGACTACGGCGAGGTGATCAGCGTGCGGACGCGGGCGCTGCCGGAGCTGGCCGCGATGCTGGGCACCGACCCGGAGTCGTTCGAGACGGCCTACTTCGCCGAACGGGTCGCCTACGACCGGGGCGGCACGGACACCGACTACTGGCGCGCGGTGGGCGCGCACTTCGACGTCGAGGTCGACGACACCCGCGTCGAGGCCCTGACCGGCACCGACACCGAGGGCTGGCTGGACACCGACACCGAGACGCTGCGCCTCATCGACGAGCTCGTGGACGCCGGGGTGACCCTGGCGCTGCTGTCCAACGCGCCATCGACCTTCGCCCGCGTGGCCGAGCAGCAGCCGTGGGCGCGCAACTTCGAGCACCTGGTGTTCTCCGGCGACCTGCGGCTGGGCAAGCCGGACGCGGCGATCTACCTGCACCTGCTGGACACCATCGCGGCCCGGCCGAAGGACTGCCTGTTCTTCGACGACCGGCGGGAGAACATCGACGCGGCGCGTGAGGCGGGCCTGCACGCCGAGACCTGGACCGGCGCGGAGGCGGCCCGCCGGAAGCTGCGGGAGCTGGGCGTTCTGGGCTAG
- a CDS encoding SigE family RNA polymerase sigma factor has translation MDQREEQEFAEYFAARREAVRRMAYMMCGDWHRADDLAQTAFIALHRHWRKVRDKGALDAYVRRTLTRAVIDESRRPWRRERSTEVLPDAPEVSGEVANAVATRQTLLAGLRKVPPKQRAVLVLRFLEGLDVAGVAEVMKCSEGTVKSQCARGLTALREALGDELGDLRSAL, from the coding sequence GTGGACCAGCGCGAGGAGCAGGAGTTCGCGGAGTACTTCGCGGCTCGGCGGGAGGCGGTGCGTCGGATGGCGTACATGATGTGCGGTGACTGGCACCGCGCGGACGATCTCGCCCAGACCGCGTTCATCGCGCTGCACCGCCATTGGCGCAAGGTCCGGGACAAGGGCGCGCTGGACGCCTACGTGCGCCGCACGCTGACCCGGGCGGTGATCGACGAGTCCCGGCGGCCGTGGCGCCGGGAGCGTTCCACCGAGGTCCTGCCGGACGCACCAGAGGTCTCGGGAGAGGTGGCCAACGCGGTGGCCACCCGGCAGACGCTGCTGGCCGGGCTGCGCAAGGTCCCGCCGAAGCAGCGGGCGGTGCTGGTGCTGCGATTCCTGGAGGGACTCGACGTCGCGGGAGTGGCCGAGGTCATGAAGTGCAGCGAGGGCACGGTCAAGAGCCAGTGCGCGCGCGGTCTCACCGCGCTGCGCGAGGCCCTCGGTGACGAGCTCGGCGATCTCCGGTCGGCGTTGTGA
- a CDS encoding RNA polymerase sigma factor, which produces MRAEEERSFREFARSRAVVLRRSAYLLCGDWHLAEDLVQNTLLKLYRAWRRVDGDAADAYARKVLMRVWLDERRKPWRRSENRDGVVPDPGDPLADPAVAGQRAQARDLVLSALAEVPPRQRAVLVLRYWEDLPTAEVAAALRCSEGTVKSQASRGLRNLRAAIARTAPDLAGAGARRSA; this is translated from the coding sequence ATGCGGGCGGAAGAGGAGCGGTCTTTCCGCGAGTTCGCCAGGAGCCGTGCCGTGGTGCTGCGCCGCTCGGCGTACCTGCTGTGCGGTGACTGGCACCTCGCCGAGGACCTCGTCCAGAACACCCTCCTCAAGCTCTACCGCGCCTGGCGCCGGGTGGACGGGGACGCGGCCGACGCCTACGCGCGAAAGGTGCTGATGCGCGTGTGGCTCGACGAACGGCGCAAGCCCTGGCGGCGTTCGGAGAACCGCGACGGCGTCGTGCCCGACCCGGGAGACCCGCTGGCCGACCCGGCCGTGGCGGGCCAGCGCGCGCAGGCGCGCGACCTCGTCCTGAGCGCGCTGGCCGAGGTTCCGCCGCGGCAGCGGGCGGTGCTTGTGCTGCGCTACTGGGAGGACCTGCCGACGGCCGAGGTGGCCGCGGCGCTCAGGTGCTCCGAGGGCACGGTCAAGAGCCAGGCGTCGCGCGGCCTGCGCAACCTGCGGGCCGCGATCGCCAGGACCGCTCCCGACCTGGCCGGGGCGGGCGCGAGGAGGAGTGCGTGA
- a CDS encoding DMT family transporter codes for MAWVVLMLSGMLEAGWAIALKMSDGFSRLWPTVWFAVLATGSFAGLAWAMRTLPVGPAYAVWVGIGAALTAVIGMVWLGDPVSVLKVVSIVLIAAGVIGLNLSGAAH; via the coding sequence ATGGCCTGGGTCGTGCTGATGCTTTCCGGGATGCTGGAAGCGGGTTGGGCCATCGCGCTGAAGATGTCCGACGGCTTCAGCCGGCTGTGGCCGACGGTCTGGTTCGCCGTGCTGGCCACCGGCAGCTTCGCGGGCCTGGCGTGGGCGATGCGGACCCTGCCGGTCGGCCCGGCCTACGCCGTCTGGGTCGGCATCGGTGCCGCGCTGACCGCCGTGATCGGCATGGTGTGGCTCGGCGACCCCGTGTCGGTGCTGAAGGTCGTCTCGATCGTGCTCATCGCGGCCGGCGTCATCGGACTGAACCTCAGCGGTGCCGCGCACTGA
- a CDS encoding threonine aldolase family protein, translated as MTKAAPIDLRSDTVTRPDGQMSAAMAAAEVGDDVLDHDPTMRALEEKAAGLLGTAAALWVPSGTMGNLIALSLHLQRGDRFLAPRGAHVLDFELGTAAWLAGGMPQPLEWNAGPGRPTADLIRTYTVQSARYDALHTTLLCLENTHNGAGGAVIPPHEHALLAAAARDGGLRVHLDGARLWNAAVSLELPPAALTVGVDTVQACLSKGLGAPVGSVVAGSTEFVTEARRMRKMLGGGVRQGGVLAAAGLVALERIDSLAEDHGNARLLAEGLAERGWDVSTPQTNIVLAGVPDVGRTLERLRKAGVLAVPMNGQVRFVTHRDVGKATIEEALRRIGRSDR; from the coding sequence GTGACCAAAGCGGCGCCAATCGATCTCCGTTCCGACACGGTCACGCGTCCCGACGGGCAGATGTCAGCGGCGATGGCCGCGGCCGAGGTCGGCGACGACGTGCTGGACCACGACCCGACGATGCGCGCGCTGGAGGAGAAGGCCGCCGGCCTCCTCGGCACCGCGGCCGCCCTGTGGGTGCCCAGCGGCACCATGGGCAACCTGATCGCGCTCTCCCTGCACCTCCAGCGCGGCGACCGGTTCCTCGCCCCGCGCGGCGCGCACGTGCTCGACTTCGAGCTCGGCACCGCGGCCTGGCTGGCGGGCGGCATGCCGCAACCGCTGGAGTGGAACGCGGGACCGGGGCGCCCCACGGCGGACCTAATCCGGACCTACACCGTTCAGAGCGCGCGCTACGACGCACTGCACACGACGCTGCTGTGCCTGGAGAACACCCACAACGGCGCGGGCGGGGCGGTCATCCCGCCGCACGAGCACGCGCTGCTCGCCGCCGCGGCCCGCGACGGCGGCCTGCGCGTCCACCTCGACGGGGCGCGGCTGTGGAACGCGGCGGTTTCCCTGGAGTTGCCGCCCGCCGCCCTCACCGTCGGCGTCGACACCGTGCAGGCGTGCCTGAGCAAGGGGCTCGGCGCGCCGGTCGGCTCGGTGGTGGCCGGGTCGACGGAGTTCGTCACCGAGGCGCGGCGGATGCGCAAGATGCTCGGCGGCGGCGTCCGCCAGGGCGGGGTGCTCGCGGCCGCGGGCCTGGTGGCGCTGGAGCGCATCGACTCGCTGGCCGAGGACCACGGCAACGCGCGGCTGCTGGCCGAAGGGCTCGCCGAACGCGGCTGGGACGTGTCGACCCCGCAGACCAACATCGTGCTCGCGGGGGTCCCCGACGTCGGCCGCACCCTGGAGCGGCTGCGCAAGGCCGGCGTGCTGGCCGTGCCGATGAACGGCCAGGTCCGGTTCGTCACCCACCGCGACGTCGGCAAGGCGACGATCGAGGAGGCGCTGCGCCGGATCGGCCGGTCGGACCGATGA
- a CDS encoding ABC transporter transmembrane domain-containing protein has product MTPDTRGSSRFLWSLLRRRPGLPAIAVLTGALWMLPTALMPLAIGNAIDGGIRTGEVPVLLAWLLVVLGLGAVQTASAAGLEWVSHTMWIDAAATSQRLALAHVARLGATLTRKVRAGEVVAIGSSDIYRIAALFEVIGRAAGSLVSFAIAAGVVLALSPVMGAVVLVGVPLATIGIGPLLSPLHRREEVQRERVADLNALATDIVSGLRILRGVGGESRFHARFVESSQRVRAAGVASGRVEAWLAFAEILLPGLVTVLVTWLGARLALAGTISVGELVAFYGVSAFLVIPVRTATEAAYSYATAKVAARHMCGLLRTRPEPGPPERPRPLDSGPLALRDESRGLEIAAGKLTVIDAGADGEALAERLAGHRFVLDGEAAGGHEQAPSASSDGRASEANARAGERPAVENGSDDRPAEANARDARGRVLANGVPLDEVAPAELRRRIVLAHNQDLLFSGPVHTELDLGTAVDVPTALHTADAHDVIEALPADAVLDERARSLSGGQRQRLVLARALCSDADVLVLDEPTSAVDAHTEARIVRRVRELRAGRTTVVLSQSPLWRQAADETATLEGRTS; this is encoded by the coding sequence ATGACTCCCGATACGCGCGGTTCATCACGTTTCCTGTGGTCGCTGCTGCGGCGGCGCCCCGGGCTGCCGGCCATCGCGGTGCTCACCGGCGCGCTCTGGATGCTGCCGACCGCGCTGATGCCCCTGGCGATCGGCAACGCGATCGACGGCGGCATCCGCACCGGCGAGGTCCCGGTGCTGCTGGCGTGGCTGCTCGTGGTGCTCGGGCTCGGTGCGGTGCAGACGGCGAGCGCGGCCGGCCTGGAATGGGTCTCGCACACGATGTGGATCGACGCGGCGGCCACCTCGCAGCGGCTCGCGCTCGCCCACGTCGCCCGCCTCGGCGCCACGCTTACGCGCAAGGTGAGGGCGGGCGAGGTCGTGGCCATCGGCTCCTCCGACATCTACCGGATCGCGGCGTTGTTCGAGGTCATCGGGCGGGCCGCGGGTTCGCTCGTCTCGTTCGCCATCGCCGCGGGCGTGGTGCTGGCGCTGTCGCCGGTGATGGGCGCGGTGGTGCTGGTCGGCGTGCCGCTGGCGACCATCGGCATCGGACCGCTGCTGTCGCCGCTGCACCGCCGCGAGGAGGTCCAGCGCGAGCGGGTGGCCGACCTCAACGCGCTGGCCACCGACATCGTGTCGGGGCTGCGCATCCTGCGCGGCGTCGGCGGGGAGTCGCGGTTCCACGCGCGGTTCGTCGAGTCCAGCCAGCGGGTGCGGGCGGCGGGCGTGGCGTCCGGCCGGGTGGAGGCGTGGCTGGCCTTCGCCGAGATCCTGCTGCCCGGCCTGGTCACGGTGCTGGTCACCTGGCTCGGCGCGCGGCTGGCGCTGGCCGGCACGATCTCGGTCGGCGAGCTGGTGGCCTTCTACGGCGTCTCGGCCTTCCTGGTGATCCCGGTGCGCACGGCGACCGAGGCCGCCTACTCCTACGCGACGGCGAAGGTCGCCGCCCGGCACATGTGCGGCCTGCTGCGCACCCGGCCGGAGCCCGGACCGCCGGAGCGGCCGAGGCCGCTGGACAGCGGTCCGCTCGCGCTGCGCGACGAGTCGCGCGGCCTGGAGATCGCCGCGGGCAAGCTGACGGTGATCGACGCGGGCGCTGACGGGGAGGCGCTGGCGGAACGCCTGGCCGGGCACCGGTTCGTGCTCGACGGCGAAGCTGCCGGCGGACACGAACAGGCTCCCAGCGCCAGTTCCGATGGCCGCGCCTCGGAAGCGAACGCACGCGCAGGCGAACGCCCTGCGGTGGAGAACGGTTCCGACGACCGGCCCGCGGAAGCGAACGCGCGGGATGCCCGCGGGCGCGTGCTCGCCAACGGCGTCCCGCTCGACGAGGTCGCGCCCGCGGAGCTGCGCCGCCGGATCGTGCTCGCGCACAACCAGGACCTGCTGTTCTCCGGTCCGGTGCACACCGAACTCGATCTCGGCACCGCCGTGGACGTGCCGACCGCGCTGCACACCGCCGACGCCCACGACGTGATCGAGGCGCTGCCCGCCGACGCGGTGCTCGACGAGCGGGCGCGGTCGCTGTCCGGTGGCCAGCGCCAGCGGCTGGTGCTGGCGAGGGCGCTGTGCTCGGACGCCGACGTCCTCGTGCTCGACGAGCCGACCTCGGCGGTCGACGCGCACACCGAGGCGCGGATCGTGCGGCGGGTCCGCGAGCTGCGGGCCGGGCGGACCACGGTCGTGCTCAGCCAGAGCCCGCTGTGGCGGCAGGCCGCCGACGAGACCGCGACGCTGGAAGGACGGACCTCGTGA
- a CDS encoding TetR/AcrR family transcriptional regulator: MTTASTPKGERRRQALVVAAAQLLAEGGFDAIRHRAVADRAGLPLASTTYYFSSLDDLVSAAVEFEGRQELAAARECLAGLGDERLPAETVIDLILDLLLGSRSRDGGVEPVLLRYERLVGTPRRPYLAPLIRELNAELQELVREILERGGAAGGPEQVRHHFALVDGAVVNALIESDPDPRGAARRMLSKQF, translated from the coding sequence ATGACGACGGCCAGCACTCCCAAGGGTGAGCGACGACGGCAGGCGCTGGTGGTGGCCGCCGCGCAGCTCCTGGCCGAGGGCGGCTTCGACGCGATCCGGCATCGCGCGGTCGCCGACCGGGCGGGGTTGCCGCTGGCGTCCACCACCTACTACTTCTCCAGCCTCGACGACCTGGTCAGCGCGGCGGTCGAGTTCGAGGGCAGGCAGGAGCTCGCCGCGGCGCGGGAGTGCCTCGCCGGGCTGGGCGACGAACGGCTGCCCGCCGAGACCGTGATCGACCTGATCCTCGACCTGCTGCTGGGTTCCCGGTCCAGGGACGGGGGTGTCGAGCCGGTGCTGCTGCGCTACGAGCGCCTGGTCGGCACGCCGCGGCGGCCCTACCTGGCTCCGCTGATCAGGGAGCTCAACGCGGAGTTGCAGGAGCTCGTGCGCGAGATCCTGGAACGCGGCGGCGCCGCCGGTGGCCCGGAGCAGGTGCGCCACCACTTCGCGCTCGTGGACGGCGCGGTGGTCAACGCCCTGATCGAGAGCGACCCGGACCCGCGCGGAGCCGCCCGCCGCATGCTGAGCAAGCAGTTCTAG
- a CDS encoding pyridoxal phosphate-dependent aminotransferase yields MPDSLLAAATRADVPPFHVMEVVSAAAARQRTRGDVVSLAAGQPSSPAPRAVRDAAADALHRHPLGYTEQLGLAELREAIAGHYNRTYDVSAEAGDVVVTTGASGAFLLAFLAAFDAGDRVALARPGYPAYRNILAALGCEVVELPCDESTRFQPTVEMLEALDEPVRGLVVASPANPTGTVLAKRELAELAAWCERNDVRLISDELYHGISYEEPLHTAWEFSREAIVVNSFSKLWCMTGWRLGWMLVPPGLLRAVDSLTGNFTLCPPALSQYGALGAFTSDAYEEVSAHVQVYRTNRELLLAGLAELGITRVAPADGAFYVYADIGHLAEDSMAFCRRLLEDTGVAVVPGIDFDPVDGHRFVRMSFAGSTADISEALARLATWLRR; encoded by the coding sequence ATGCCAGACTCGTTGCTCGCCGCCGCCACCAGGGCCGACGTCCCGCCGTTCCACGTGATGGAGGTCGTGTCCGCCGCGGCGGCCCGGCAGCGCACCCGCGGCGACGTCGTGTCGCTGGCCGCGGGTCAGCCGTCCTCGCCGGCCCCGCGGGCGGTGCGGGACGCCGCTGCCGACGCGCTGCACCGCCACCCGCTCGGCTACACCGAGCAGCTCGGCCTCGCCGAGCTGCGCGAGGCCATCGCCGGGCACTACAACCGCACCTACGACGTGTCCGCCGAGGCGGGCGACGTCGTGGTCACCACCGGTGCCTCGGGCGCCTTCCTGCTGGCGTTCCTGGCCGCCTTCGACGCCGGTGACCGGGTCGCGCTGGCCAGGCCCGGCTACCCCGCCTACCGCAACATCCTCGCCGCCCTCGGCTGCGAGGTCGTCGAGCTGCCGTGCGACGAGTCGACCCGGTTCCAGCCCACGGTGGAGATGCTCGAGGCGCTGGACGAGCCGGTGCGCGGACTCGTCGTGGCCAGCCCCGCCAACCCGACCGGCACGGTGCTGGCGAAGCGCGAGCTGGCCGAGCTGGCCGCCTGGTGCGAGCGCAACGACGTGCGGCTGATCAGCGACGAGCTGTACCACGGCATCAGCTACGAGGAGCCGCTGCACACCGCGTGGGAGTTCTCCCGCGAGGCGATCGTGGTCAACAGCTTCTCGAAGCTGTGGTGCATGACGGGCTGGCGGCTGGGCTGGATGCTGGTGCCGCCCGGGCTGCTGCGCGCGGTCGACTCGCTGACCGGCAACTTCACGCTGTGCCCGCCCGCGCTGTCGCAGTACGGCGCGCTGGGCGCGTTCACCTCCGACGCCTACGAGGAGGTCAGCGCCCACGTGCAGGTCTACCGGACCAACCGTGAGCTGCTGCTGGCCGGGCTCGCCGAGCTCGGCATCACCCGGGTCGCCCCCGCCGACGGCGCCTTCTACGTCTACGCCGACATCGGCCACCTCGCCGAGGACTCGATGGCGTTCTGCCGCAGGCTGCTCGAGGACACCGGCGTCGCGGTGGTCCCCGGCATCGACTTCGACCCGGTCGACGGCCACCGCTTCGTCCGGATGTCCTTCGCGGGCAGCACGGCCGACATCTCCGAGGCCCTGGCCCGGCTGGCGACCTGGCTCCGCCGCTGA
- a CDS encoding TenA family protein, whose translation MTETSAPSFTEWLRGRSEPDWTAVTTHPFTDALFEGLVPAAKMRSYLVQDFQFVDDFLALLGSALAKADRYSSRLAIAGSIGVVTSEENTYFQRAFDALGVGESDRTSPALDPATTAFRELMADTNARGGYAEVLTVLTVAEWSYLEWAMRAPAAAPENFVHAEWIELHNNHGFRRWVQWLCGELDRVGAALDERARARCLRLFQQATRCELDFFNAHWD comes from the coding sequence GTGACCGAGACATCCGCACCGTCCTTCACCGAGTGGCTGCGCGGCCGCAGCGAACCGGACTGGACCGCCGTGACCACCCACCCGTTCACCGACGCGCTGTTCGAGGGGCTGGTCCCGGCCGCGAAGATGCGCTCCTACCTGGTGCAGGACTTCCAGTTCGTCGACGACTTCCTCGCGCTGCTGGGCTCGGCGCTGGCCAAGGCGGACCGCTACTCCTCCAGGCTCGCCATCGCGGGCAGCATCGGCGTGGTCACCAGCGAGGAGAACACCTACTTCCAGCGCGCCTTCGACGCGCTCGGCGTCGGCGAGTCCGACCGGACGAGCCCGGCGCTGGACCCGGCGACGACGGCGTTCCGGGAGCTGATGGCCGACACCAACGCGCGCGGCGGCTACGCCGAGGTGCTTACGGTGCTCACCGTTGCGGAGTGGAGCTACCTGGAGTGGGCGATGCGGGCGCCCGCCGCCGCGCCGGAGAACTTCGTGCACGCGGAGTGGATCGAGCTGCACAACAACCACGGCTTCCGGCGGTGGGTGCAGTGGCTGTGCGGGGAGCTCGACCGCGTCGGCGCCGCGCTCGACGAACGCGCGCGGGCGCGCTGCCTGCGGCTGTTCCAGCAGGCCACGCGCTGCGAGCTGGACTTCTTCAACGCGCACTGGGACTGA